In Amphiura filiformis chromosome 1, Afil_fr2py, whole genome shotgun sequence, the following are encoded in one genomic region:
- the LOC140146560 gene encoding medium-chain acyl-CoA ligase ACSF2, mitochondrial-like codes for MMALGFTQILRQRVIPRSWKQFITAPSSVISSTLCRNVTTSRCLRSDTHQHKYEQSYVHNTGDHPLIGKTIGEYLDETTEKYPDREAVIFCRDGRRCTFAELRQKVDDFAAGLLSLGINQGDRVGIWAPNVLEWVITQYATARIGAILVNINPAYRTDELEYALRKVSCKAIVLAETFKTQNYYNMLADICPELETAAPGRLTAERLPELRSVVMIGNGNHPGTFNSDNVSGMGNAEHKQTVEELKKKLQFDDAINIQFTSGTTGNPKGATLSHHNIVNNCFQIGNVLGYSESYHRISVPVPMYHCFGMVLGSLSTAVHGSTVIFPSPSFEPEPTLKAVNDERVTSQYGTPTMFIDMLHHPNFDQYDLSSLSTGVMAGSPCPVETMKQVNDKMHMKEVTICYGLTEVSPVIFQSPSRTDTLERRVTTVGWPSAHTEVKVINPETGHIVDVDTPGELCSRGYTTMLGYWDDEKKTREAIDNNQWFHTGDLATIDESGYGRIVGRIKDMIIRGGENIYPTEIEQFLYKHPKVEDIQVIGIPDERLGEEVCAWIKLKSGQQATPEEIKQFCKGQIAHFKIPKVIQFVEGFPLTVTGKVQKYKMRQEMMTNLKATN; via the exons ATGATGGCATTGGGTTTCACACAAATATTAAGACAAAGAGTTATACCAAGATCTTGGAAGCAGTTTATTACTGCACCATCATCGGTTATATCATCAACTTTGTGTCGCAATGTGACAACCTCAAG ATGCCTTAGGAGTGACACACATCAGCACAAGTATGAGCAGAGTTATGTCCACAATACAGGAGATCACCCACTCATAGGTAAAACCATTGGAGAATATCTTGATGAAACAACAGAAAAATATCCAGATAGAGAAGCAGTCATCTTTTGCAGAGATGGCAGGAGATGCACATTTGCTGAATTAAGACAAAAG GTTGATGATTTTGCTGCTGGCTTGTTATCCCTTGGTATCAATCAGGGAGACAGAGTAGGCATCTGGGCACCCAATGTGTTAGAGTGGGTCATAACACAATATGCTACAGCAAGAATTGGGGCTATTCTAGTCAATATCAATCCAGCTTACAGAACTGATGAACTGGAGTATGCTCTAAGGAAG GTTTCATGCAAAGCCATTGTGTTAGCTGAGACATTCAAAACTCAGAATTACTACAATATGCTTGCTGATATCTGCCCTGAATTAGAAACGGCTGCACCAGGAAGGCTAACAGCTGAGAG ATTACCAGAGCTCCGTTCTGTTGTAATGATTGGTAATGGCAACCACCCAGGCACTTTCAACTCTGATAATGTATCTGGTATGGGCAATGCTGAACACAAACAGACTGTGgaagaattaaagaaaaaattGCAGTTTGATGATGCAATTAACATTCAATTTACATCA GGTACAACTGGGAATCCTAAAGGAGCAACATTGTCTCATCATAACATTGTCAATAATTGCTTTCAAATAGGCAATGTTCTCGGATATTCAGAATCA TACCATCGTATAAGTGTACCTGTAcctatgtaccattgttttggcaTGGTGTTAGGTAGTTTATCTACAGCTGTACATGGGAGTACtgtcatatttccttcaccaAGTTTTGAGCCAGAACCAACACTTAAAGCTGTCAATGATGAAAG AGTAACATCTCAGTACGGTACACCAACCATGTTTATTGATATGCTCCATCATCCCAACTTTGACCAATATGATTTGTCCAGTTTGAGTACGGGGGTCATGGCCGGATCTCCTTGTCCAGTGGAAACCATGAAACAAGTTAATGATAAGATGCATATGAAAGAAGTCACA ATCTGTTATGGTCTGACAGAAGTGAGTCCAGTGATATTCCAATCCCCCAGTAGAACAGACACTTTAGAAAGGCGAGTTACAACCGTAGGGTGGCCATCGGCTCACACAGAG GTGAAGGTAATTAACCCCGAGACTGGGCATATAGTAGATGTAGATACACCAGGGGAGTTATGCAGTAGAGGCTATACAACAATGTTGGGTTATTGGGATGATGAGAAGAAAACTAGAGAAGCTATAGATAACAACCAATGGTTTCACACAGG TGACTTAGCTACCATTGATGAGAGTGGCTATGGGCGTATTGTAGGGAGAATTAAGGATATGATCATCAGAGGCGGAGAAAACATCTACCCTACAGAGATAGAACAGTTTCTTTACAAACATCCAAAAGTTGAAGATATACAG GTAATCGGTATCCCTGATGAAAGACTAGGTGAAGAGGTGTGTGCATGGATTAAACTCAAGTCTGGGCAACAGGCAACACCTGAGGAAATCAAACAATTCTGCAAAGGACAG ATTGCACACTTCAAGATTCCCAAGGTGATCCAATTTGTAGAAGGGTTTCCTCTGACTGTCACTGGTAAAGTACAAAAGTATAAAATGAGACAAGAGATGATGACAAATTTGAAAGCGACCAATTAA